A stretch of the Clarias gariepinus isolate MV-2021 ecotype Netherlands chromosome 26, CGAR_prim_01v2, whole genome shotgun sequence genome encodes the following:
- the rad54b gene encoding DNA repair and recombination protein RAD54B isoform X2 — MWCKVSSRKHKRWEGDAVLVATGRSVVLKDMEGKDIGRGSGYKASELESLCEGQTLTIGGKQIEVMGVISDEDYAKGRCFQDTIVEVSLETAAKAPVIHQRPQLAKPFARPALKDATMRAPEPEGPVYKPRHDPNSPGALVMPRPPANHQWLCNKSGLPLVDVVVDPHLTNHLRPHQREGVVFLYECLMGMRLAGRCGAILADEMGLGKTLQCVCVLWTLLRQGPYGGRPVLKRALVVCPGSLVKNWAAEFNKWLGRERISVYTVDQDHRAEDFISCPRSPVMVISYEMLLRSVDILKKLEFEVVICDEGHRLKNSNIKTAGALASLACERRIILTGTPVQNDLQEFYSIIEFVNPGILGTSAAYRKIYEEPILKSRQPNCIEEERSIGEERAAELARLTGAFTLRRTQEIINHFLPGRMEWTVFCRPTELQVQLYNELLSSRPVRACFAAASTYASTHSPHLVCINALKKLCNHPGLLYHTVKEKKTDDLYDSLSVDHFPEAYATGSFCTGDSGKLLVLTDLLAAIKHVNCTDKVVLVSNYTKTLDLLQDHCAHLGYTWCRLDGQTPVAQRQRIVDSFNHPSSSNFLFLLSSKAGGVGLNLVGASHLVLYDIDWNPANDIQAMARVWRDGQRKTVHIYRFLTTGTIEEKIYQRQVSKQGLSGAVVDLGKKGEHINFSVEELRDLFTFDPNTDCLTHDLLGCKCSGDGTMADVVEDVTIATGRACQLGRRPDAANIPQRVSMSELMQWKHFSGTVSSYGDVYLDHAQSHITFAFQSTTSKTRDME, encoded by the exons ATGTGGTGCAAGGTATCATCTAGGAAGCACAAACGCTGGGAAGGTGATGCTGTGCTCGTGGCCACAGGACGCAGTGTTGTCCTCAAAGACATGGAGGGAAAAGATATCGGACGAG GCTCAGGTTACAAAGCATCTGAGCTGGAGAGTTTGTGTGAGGGCCAGACTTTAACGATAGGAGGGAAACAGATCGAGGTCATGGGGGTCATCTCGGATGAAGACTACGCTAAGGGCCGATGTTTTCAAGACACGATCGTGGAGGTGTCTCTCGAGACGGCTGCTAAAGCTCCAGTGATTCATCAAAGACCTCAGCTAGCCAAACCCTTCGCCAGACCAGCGCTGAAGGATGCCACCATGAGAGCGCCTGAACCTGAGGGGCCTGTCTATAAACCCAGACATGATCCTAATAGTCCAG GAGCCCTTGTGATGCCTCGGCCTCCAGCCAACCATCAGTGGCTTTGTAATAAAAGTGGACTCCCATTAGTGGACGTAGTTGTGGACCCACACCTGACAAATCATCTGCGACCACATCAGAGAGAGGGTGTGGTCTTTCTGTATGAATGCCTCATGGGAATGAG GTTGGCTGGCCGCTGTGGAGCCATTTTAGCGGATGAGATGGGTTTGGGGAAgacactgcagtgtgtgtgtgtattgtggaCTCTACTGAGACAGGGACCCTATGGTGGGCGACCAGTACTGAAGAGAGCATTGGTGGTTTGTCCTGGCAGTTTGGTGAAAAACTGGGCTGCTGAATTCAACAAATGGCTTGGCAGAGAGAGGATCAGCGTTTACACCGTTGATCAG GACCACCGTGCAGAGGACTTTATATCCTGTCCACGGTCTCCTGTGATGGTGATCAGTTATGAGATGCTACTGCGCTCTGTAGACATTTTGAAGAAGCTGGAGTTCGAGGTGGTTATCTGTGATGAGGGTCATCGGCTTAAAAACAGTAATATCAAGACAGCTGGTGCTCTGGCCTCTCTGGCCTGTGAACGCCGGATAATACTTACGG GCACTCCTGTTCAGAATGATCTGCAAGAGTTCTACTCCATTATTGAGTTTGTGAATCCAGGCATTTTGGGTACTTCAGCAGCATACAGAAAGATTTATGAAGAACCGATCCTCAAATCCCGCCAGCCCAATTGCATTGAG GAAGAGAGGTCCATAGGTGAAGAGCGGGCAGCAGAACTTGCTCGGCTGACCGGAGCATTCACTCTTCGAAGGACTCAAGAGATTATCAACCATTTCTTACCTGGGCGGATGGAATGGACAGTGTTCTGCCGACCCACAGAGCTGCAGGTGCAGCTGTATAATGAGCTGCTGTCTAGTCGACCTGTCAGGGCCTGTTTTGCTGCCGCCAGCACATACGCTTCCACACACAGCCCTCACCTTGTCTGCATTAACGCTCTGAAGAAGCTTTGCAACCACCCTGGTCTGCTTTACCACACAGTAAAG GAGAAGAAGACTGATGATTTATATGACAGCCTCTCTGTTGACCATTTCCCTGAGGCATATGCTACTGGTAGTTTTTGCACTGGAGATTCTGGGAAATTGCTGGTGCTCACAGACCTTTTGGCTGCTATAAAGCACGTCAACTGCACAGACAA GGTTGTTCTGGTGTCTAATTATACAAAGACTCTTGATCTGCTACAAGACCACTGTGCTCACCTTGGTTACACCTGGTGTCGCCTTGATGGACAGACACCTGTTGCCCAGAGACAGCGGATTGTAGACTCCTTTAACCATCCGAGTTCCTCCAATTTCCTGTTTCTTCTCAGTTCAAAGGCTGGAGGAGTTGGGCTCAATCTTGTTGGTGCCTCACATCTGGTTTTGTATGACATAGACTGGAACCCAGCTAATGACATACAG GCAATGGCCCGAGTCTGGAGGGATGGGCAGAGGAAAACAGTTCACATCTACAGATTTCTAACAACAG GCACCATAGAAGAGAAGATTTACCAGAGACAGGTGAGTAAGCAGGGGCTTTCTGGAGCTGTGGTAGACCTTGGTAAAAAGGGTGAGCACATCAACTTCTCGGTTGAGGAGCTGCGTGACCTTTTTACCTTTGACCCCAATACCGACTGCCTCACTCATGACCTGCTTGGCTGCAAGTGCTCAGGCGATGGAACAATGGCAG ATGTGGTTGAGGACGTAACGATAGCCACAGGAAGGGCATGTCAGTTGGGTCGCCGTCCCGATGCTGCCAACATCCCACAGAGAGTCAGCATGTCGGAGCTTATGCAGTGGAAGCATTTTTCTGGGACCGTCTCGTCATATGGTGATGTTTACTTGGACCATGCACAGAGTCATATCACATTTGCTTTTCAGAGCACTACTTCCAAAACCCGAGATATGGAATAA
- the LOC128514381 gene encoding fibrinogen silencer-binding protein-like has translation MSALFMKSSMVGKGRSLNFTMSEKLDLLRLIQPHIRILEEHANRHAVIVDKNRCWESITERYNNLGGERPPRTVQGLRTLYKRLKESAKQELVQRSQDPAENRGSISEPTKRIMEMIPQLFYAGDKEQSTLHRLQNTMNSPVETPSSSSTLPAMPDYTPAPRAVRVESEDVKPPPDLQIVAPHDLPVILTTSHSEDPSAQTENEVEEDEEEEEEELISNVYTPSLSPCPSSVHLPPTPSAPVSRHSLYDRGGVLFRNPALEAESLQMMREEHELLLANHRKLGQYLDEKREGLKRKQRLEEELLRSKVKVEKLRAARLRHGLNLM, from the exons ATGTCTGCTTTGTTCATGAAGAGCAGCATGGTGGGCAAGGGGCGCTCTTTAAACTTTACTATGTCTGAGAAACTGGACCTGCTCCGCCTGATTCAGCCACATATCCGCATTTTGGAAGAGCATGCAAACAGACATGCAGTCATTGTGGACAAGAACCGGTGCTGGGAGAGCATAACCGAGCGCTACAACAACCTGGGAGGAGAGAGGCCCCCCCGGACAGTCCAGGGGCTCCGGACCCTTTACAAACGACTCAAAGAGAGCGCCAAACAAGAACTGGTCCAGCGGAGCCAGGACCCGGCGGAGAATCGGGGCAGCATCTCAGAACCAACCAAACGCATTATGGAGATGATTCCACAGCTATTTTATGCAGGGGACAAAGAGCAAAGCACGCTCCATAG GTTGCAAAATACTATGAACTCTCCAGTCGAGACACCCAGCAGCAGTTCGACTCTTCCTGCCATGCCTGATTACACACCTGCACCCAGAGCGGTGAGAGTGGAGTCAGAGGATGTCAAACCTCCACCTGATCTTCAAATTGTAGCCCCACATGATTTACCTGTTATATTAACAACATCACACAGTGAGGATCCCAGCGCACAGACTGAGAATGAAGTtgaggaggatgaagaggaagaggaagaagaactCATTTCTAATGTTTACACACCCTCCCTGTCACCTTGCCCCTCCTCTGTACATCTCCCTCCAACACCTTCAGCTCCCGTGTCCAGACACAGCCTGTACGACAGGGGCGGTGTTTTGTTTAGAAACCCTGCCCTGGAGGCGGAGTCTTTGCAGATGATGCGAGAGGAGCATGAACTTTTACTGGCCAATCACAGGAAGCTTGGACAATATTTAGATGAGAAACGAGAGGGGCTGAAAAGAAAGCAACGGTTGGAGGAGGAGCTCttgaggtcaaaggtcaaagtTGAGAAACTGAGGGCTGCACGGCTACGCCATGGTCTGAACCTAATGTAG